Proteins encoded by one window of Methanofastidiosum sp.:
- a CDS encoding WYL domain-containing protein, with protein MDAWEKVKELSAKQIENTLKVWGVDPTTPREQIIDSLKVALEKESNIESVFNSLSLKEKEFLGILLMAGGVKKQQDAQNIFIEKYSFWTFEEVIKTLETNLLVLDGMDGIIKTYVINPMLKEKLINTFKKIPEEIPLDSLQIRKDKNLLISDLIIFLSFVAKEELKLTAKKEISKKDQERFIEKLHIKNESRSQFIESLALDFGLIKISGDQYILTDKINEILPITDEDLIRLFFKYIFFGLESIEGFKRKEIFISRVNELNIRIVLDAIKKVEVGKNIYIKSFIKKLQNMLFDEKDENRWIYFDDKFFEKVISDYLLWLGIVDGGFKDGKMISFSLTEFGKELLTLERKASKEPTIYLDKSNKVEQKKILFMTPNFEISVLSEEIDKIALFDLNRFADIQKADIVSLYQITSETIMKGIESGFSLDRIISFLKKYSSNDIPQNVIYQLRDWASKYGKVRAFKGIFIVVNDMPLFLEINKRIQNYIEQSIEPNIILIKEENIPKIREILEKNGIFIQIHIEGYDEKKESFLEKSSENIDLKSEIKSIKEGYLTGLKKEDTEYFFREEGFERSMDIRPNITRDLIEASKRKKSVLLSYFDLEDKVSRTSRINPLGVVVAEKRYLVGYDTAEKCIKALRVDVISDLSIENNEFLRPDNFTVKNWWRKYGRDYSESKKKDIPIPK; from the coding sequence TTGGACGCATGGGAAAAGGTTAAGGAGTTATCTGCAAAACAGATAGAGAACACTCTTAAAGTTTGGGGGGTTGACCCTACGACGCCTAGAGAGCAGATTATTGACTCTCTAAAGGTAGCTTTGGAAAAAGAAAGTAATATAGAATCTGTTTTTAATTCATTGTCTCTTAAGGAAAAGGAATTTCTAGGTATTTTACTTATGGCCGGGGGTGTTAAGAAACAGCAAGACGCCCAAAATATTTTCATTGAAAAATACAGCTTCTGGACATTTGAAGAAGTTATTAAAACTCTCGAGACCAACCTATTAGTTTTGGATGGAATGGATGGGATAATTAAGACTTATGTTATAAATCCTATGCTAAAAGAAAAATTAATCAATACCTTCAAGAAGATCCCTGAAGAGATACCTCTCGATAGTTTACAGATTAGAAAAGATAAAAATCTTCTTATTTCAGATCTTATTATTTTTTTATCCTTTGTTGCAAAAGAAGAGTTGAAACTCACAGCCAAAAAGGAAATATCAAAAAAAGACCAAGAGCGATTCATTGAAAAGCTCCACATAAAAAATGAGTCAAGGTCCCAGTTTATCGAAAGTCTTGCTCTTGATTTTGGCCTAATCAAGATATCTGGAGATCAGTATATACTCACCGATAAGATTAATGAGATTCTCCCTATAACAGATGAAGACCTAATTCGATTGTTCTTCAAGTATATCTTTTTCGGACTTGAGAGCATTGAAGGTTTTAAGAGAAAGGAAATTTTCATAAGTAGGGTAAATGAGCTCAACATTAGAATCGTCCTTGACGCGATTAAGAAAGTAGAAGTTGGAAAAAATATCTACATTAAATCTTTTATTAAAAAATTACAGAATATGCTATTTGATGAAAAAGATGAAAATCGTTGGATTTATTTTGACGATAAATTCTTTGAAAAGGTAATATCTGATTATCTACTGTGGTTGGGGATAGTCGATGGCGGGTTTAAAGATGGGAAAATGATTTCTTTCTCGCTCACTGAGTTTGGTAAGGAGCTTTTGACTTTAGAAAGAAAAGCTTCAAAAGAGCCCACAATTTACTTAGATAAGAGCAATAAAGTAGAGCAGAAAAAGATTCTTTTCATGACTCCAAACTTTGAGATATCTGTTTTATCTGAAGAGATAGATAAAATTGCGCTTTTTGATTTGAATAGATTTGCCGACATACAGAAAGCTGATATAGTAAGTTTGTATCAGATAACGTCAGAAACGATTATGAAAGGTATCGAATCTGGATTTTCTCTTGATAGAATAATTAGCTTTTTGAAAAAATACTCTTCTAATGACATACCTCAGAATGTTATATACCAACTTAGGGACTGGGCTTCTAAATATGGGAAAGTAAGGGCCTTCAAGGGTATATTCATAGTAGTAAATGACATGCCTCTATTCTTGGAAATAAACAAGAGGATCCAAAATTATATTGAACAGTCTATCGAACCAAACATTATTCTGATAAAAGAAGAGAATATTCCAAAGATAAGAGAGATTTTGGAGAAGAATGGGATATTTATACAGATTCACATTGAAGGATACGATGAAAAGAAAGAATCCTTTCTAGAAAAATCTTCTGAAAATATTGATTTGAAATCTGAGATCAAATCTATTAAGGAAGGGTACTTAACTGGGTTAAAGAAAGAAGATACGGAATATTTCTTTAGAGAAGAAGGATTTGAAAGGAGTATGGATATCAGGCCAAATATAACAAGAGACTTAATCGAAGCATCAAAAAGAAAAAAATCTGTTCTTTTATCATATTTTGATCTTGAGGACAAGGTATCTAGGACATCAAGGATCAATCCCTTAGGCGTCGTAGTGGCAGAGAAGAGATATCTTGTTGGATATGACACAGCTGAAAAATGCATCAAAGCTTTGAGGGTTGATGTAATATCTGACCTCTCCATAGAAAACAATGAATTTTTAAGGCCTGATAACTTTACAGTTAAAAACTGGTGGAGAAAATATGGAAGAGACTATTCTGAGTCTAAGAAAAAGGATATCCCAATTCCTAAATAA
- a CDS encoding FAD-binding oxidoreductase, which produces MDRKERIYKTLSQIVGDEKWVSNSPVDCWAYSYDMTYKRPQMPNYVVLPKTPEEIQSILRLANSEKIPVVPFTAGTNIGGLCVPEQGGILMDLKRMDQILEINEEVRFAVIEPGVSQAQFAQELFKRGYRFGWPVGPPSASVLSCAIHHGIGGMSGRYGLNSNHITGMEVVRPTGEILMCGSPAIRRDSWQSCMPLPRFDGLFTGTLGTTGVVTKLGLFIPPVPDYVHIGTFAADDLTDMEKFMRTFSKYEYADDLTAISWWLSQVPIPYPYIEKPKGAPEWTGYTVLYAFTEKELENKVEVFNKVIKDLGKQGNSIKSTDVPEESKKGRTQLPSQIVGSTKNYCKQGGGGIAWPGTFTPSNRWVGVYNLWKEIYTKKAKIPLSPSTRVTMYRGCHYGMLRIMTPFPRDRPEEEANAAWCVREAAKVLIDAGGIPYKPPTDFAREINKRADPGWIDLICDIKDMLDPNGIMNPGKWGVR; this is translated from the coding sequence TTGGACAGAAAAGAAAGAATATATAAGACATTAAGCCAAATCGTAGGCGATGAAAAATGGGTCTCTAACAGTCCTGTTGACTGTTGGGCTTATTCCTACGATATGACATACAAGAGGCCACAGATGCCAAATTACGTTGTTCTCCCAAAAACGCCAGAAGAAATTCAGTCAATTCTTAGACTTGCGAATTCAGAGAAGATACCAGTAGTACCATTTACAGCAGGTACAAACATTGGTGGACTTTGCGTTCCAGAACAAGGCGGTATCTTGATGGATCTTAAGAGAATGGATCAAATTCTCGAAATCAACGAAGAAGTAAGATTTGCAGTTATAGAGCCAGGTGTAAGTCAGGCTCAATTTGCACAAGAGCTATTTAAAAGAGGATACAGATTTGGATGGCCAGTAGGTCCACCATCTGCATCAGTATTATCATGTGCAATACACCATGGAATTGGTGGAATGAGCGGAAGATACGGACTTAACAGTAACCACATTACTGGTATGGAAGTAGTAAGACCAACAGGGGAAATACTCATGTGTGGATCTCCCGCAATTAGGAGAGATTCATGGCAGAGCTGTATGCCTCTTCCAAGATTTGACGGTCTATTCACCGGTACTCTTGGAACAACTGGTGTTGTAACAAAGCTCGGATTATTCATACCCCCAGTACCTGATTACGTACATATCGGAACTTTTGCTGCAGACGATCTAACTGATATGGAAAAATTCATGAGAACATTCAGTAAATATGAATATGCAGATGATCTAACTGCAATCTCATGGTGGTTAAGCCAAGTACCAATTCCTTATCCATACATTGAAAAACCAAAAGGCGCTCCAGAATGGACTGGATACACTGTCTTGTACGCATTCACAGAAAAGGAATTAGAAAACAAAGTTGAAGTTTTCAATAAAGTAATAAAAGATCTAGGTAAACAAGGCAACTCTATTAAATCTACAGATGTTCCTGAAGAGTCAAAGAAAGGAAGAACTCAATTACCATCTCAGATTGTAGGTTCAACAAAGAACTACTGTAAGCAGGGTGGAGGAGGAATCGCCTGGCCTGGAACATTTACCCCTTCAAACAGATGGGTAGGTGTTTACAACTTGTGGAAAGAAATTTACACAAAGAAAGCTAAGATTCCATTATCACCATCAACAAGAGTTACAATGTACCGTGGATGTCACTATGGTATGTTAAGAATTATGACACCATTCCCAAGAGACAGACCTGAAGAAGAAGCAAACGCCGCTTGGTGTGTAAGAGAAGCAGCAAAAGTCTTAATTGATGCTGGAGGTATCCCATACAAGCCACCAACAGACTTCGCTAGAGAAATTAACAAGAGAGCAGATCCAGGATGGATAGACCTTATCTGCGATATTAAAGACATGCTCGACCCCAACGGAATAATGAATCCAGGTAAATGGGGAGTAAGGTGA
- a CDS encoding (Fe-S)-binding protein, with translation MPENFKDLKWYSQFFRKCSKCGTCKSAYSYGPPPTNATICPQGEYFKLDSYYGSRSKSFLGHAILENKVDLTDPAIQEDMQKAVFSCTVCGGCQSQCLLDYKPWICDYIEEMRHYLVGKGIGPTKAEKMYQEKVIKDHNPYGETHSSRFNWLKDVKDLKTDGNMVYFAGCTASYRRTEIAKSTASVLSKLGEDWGVMGENEYCCGSPLLRAGLREEPEKLAQHNVDYINDHGFKTIVTACAGCYKVLSKEYEKWWGLKLKAKVMHTSEYLEEKMKKGELKLSNVPATVTYHDPCHMGRHMNHYEVDMEGKKMWKGAFVQVDKPGLYETPRNVLKAIPGIQFKEMYRNRDNSFCCGAGGGIKSSYPDVALETAKTRVREAEGVDGVQKIVTPCPFCVTNLGDGAKALGSKMEVVDLIQLVDQALKK, from the coding sequence ATGCCAGAAAACTTTAAAGATCTTAAGTGGTATTCCCAGTTCTTCAGAAAATGTAGTAAGTGTGGAACATGTAAGTCTGCATACTCTTACGGACCACCACCCACAAATGCAACAATATGTCCCCAAGGAGAATACTTTAAACTTGATTCCTACTACGGATCAAGATCAAAGTCATTCCTTGGACATGCAATTTTGGAAAACAAAGTCGATTTAACAGATCCAGCCATACAGGAAGACATGCAAAAGGCAGTTTTCTCATGTACAGTATGTGGTGGATGTCAGTCCCAGTGTCTCCTTGACTACAAGCCATGGATTTGTGACTACATTGAAGAAATGAGACACTACCTAGTAGGTAAAGGAATAGGACCAACAAAAGCAGAAAAGATGTACCAAGAAAAAGTAATAAAAGACCACAATCCATACGGTGAAACTCACTCTTCAAGATTCAACTGGTTAAAAGATGTAAAAGATCTTAAGACAGATGGTAATATGGTTTACTTCGCAGGATGTACAGCATCTTACAGAAGAACTGAAATTGCCAAGTCAACAGCCAGTGTTTTATCAAAACTTGGAGAAGACTGGGGAGTAATGGGAGAGAACGAATACTGCTGTGGTTCACCTTTACTAAGGGCTGGACTTAGAGAAGAGCCAGAAAAACTTGCACAGCACAATGTTGACTACATAAACGACCATGGATTTAAGACAATTGTTACAGCTTGTGCAGGATGTTACAAGGTTCTTTCCAAGGAATATGAAAAATGGTGGGGCTTAAAGCTTAAAGCAAAGGTCATGCACACATCCGAATACCTCGAAGAAAAGATGAAGAAAGGCGAACTAAAGTTAAGCAATGTACCTGCAACAGTTACATACCACGACCCATGTCACATGGGAAGACACATGAACCACTACGAAGTTGACATGGAAGGAAAGAAGATGTGGAAAGGCGCATTCGTCCAAGTTGACAAGCCAGGTCTTTACGAAACACCAAGAAATGTCCTTAAAGCTATACCAGGTATACAGTTTAAGGAAATGTACAGAAACAGAGACAACTCATTCTGCTGTGGTGCTGGTGGAGGTATAAAATCTTCATACCCAGACGTAGCTCTTGAAACTGCAAAGACAAGAGTAAGAGAAGCAGAGGGTGTAGATGGAGTACAAAAGATTGTAACTCCATGTCCATTCTGTGTTACAAACCTTGGTGACGGTGCAAAGGCACTTGGTTCTAAGATGGAAGTAGTTGACCTTATACAGCTAGTTGACCAAGCTCTAAAAAAATAA
- a CDS encoding methylamine methyltransferase corrinoid protein reductive activase translates to MSMGIAFDIGTSGFRVQLVDLDTKKVLRTAITLRHPLPGANVMDHLNFAIKVSEDIAHKLMIDAFERILNQMNIDPKTIEKIAICGNPIQLSLFEGISIKDLAYADPKYLEAEKIEIQSRNAKVISSQEVGIRGMDADIYIPPAIKHEIGADALAMMLKSNFLDNKEISLVTDYGTNAEMALKVGDKIFTGSAASGPALEGQEVSCGMLASPGAISDVVLEFGWHTIALDENMMPQSVRILDLWKEEFRGKKLSNVQPIGVTGTGVVSVIYAGLETGVIELPYIYTKTRRLRLDENIYFTEDDLKEAGKAIGAIRAGHLTLAQEAGIKLEDVKTMYMCGASGTYVDAMKSRKIGLIPPTIQKVYQVGNTSLLLANDVLVGKYTLDELQKLADKIRSKHIMFATSKIFTDVYVQELAYWEQGMSMDKYNQMLTLKNIQQLPPVKGDLEINKIVKRDIPDIGQELKVIDHIGVELFAEFENCQGCGKCEKVCPERALKVEEIEEGYFKIRILSERCNGEACLRCQSSCPYKVFKFEKLTESLDR, encoded by the coding sequence ATGTCAATGGGGATTGCATTTGATATAGGCACTAGCGGATTTAGAGTTCAGCTTGTTGATCTAGACACTAAGAAAGTATTGAGAACTGCTATTACGTTGAGGCATCCATTACCGGGTGCAAACGTGATGGATCATCTTAACTTTGCTATTAAGGTAAGTGAGGATATCGCTCACAAATTGATGATTGACGCATTTGAAAGAATTCTAAATCAGATGAATATAGATCCTAAAACTATTGAAAAAATTGCAATTTGCGGTAATCCAATTCAACTTTCTTTATTTGAGGGGATTAGTATTAAAGATTTGGCGTATGCCGATCCTAAATACCTTGAAGCTGAAAAAATAGAGATTCAATCGAGAAATGCCAAAGTAATTTCCTCGCAAGAAGTAGGAATTAGGGGAATGGACGCAGACATATACATACCGCCTGCAATAAAGCACGAAATCGGTGCCGATGCCCTTGCAATGATGCTAAAAAGTAATTTTCTTGATAATAAAGAAATTTCATTAGTAACAGATTACGGAACAAATGCTGAAATGGCCTTGAAAGTTGGGGATAAAATATTTACAGGTTCTGCAGCATCTGGGCCCGCTCTTGAAGGTCAAGAAGTATCCTGTGGAATGCTAGCTTCTCCGGGGGCTATATCTGATGTTGTCCTTGAATTTGGATGGCATACGATAGCACTGGATGAGAATATGATGCCACAGAGCGTTAGAATTTTAGATTTATGGAAAGAGGAATTTAGAGGAAAGAAACTTTCGAATGTCCAACCAATTGGCGTTACAGGTACTGGAGTAGTATCGGTCATATATGCAGGGCTTGAAACTGGAGTTATAGAGCTTCCTTACATCTATACTAAAACTAGGAGATTAAGGCTAGATGAAAATATTTACTTTACAGAAGATGACCTAAAAGAAGCAGGAAAAGCAATTGGTGCTATAAGAGCAGGCCATCTCACTCTTGCACAGGAAGCTGGGATAAAACTTGAAGACGTAAAGACAATGTACATGTGCGGCGCCTCTGGAACATATGTAGATGCAATGAAATCAAGAAAAATAGGTTTGATACCTCCAACTATCCAAAAGGTATACCAAGTTGGGAATACCTCATTACTTTTGGCCAACGACGTTTTAGTTGGAAAATATACTTTAGATGAATTACAAAAACTTGCCGATAAAATAAGAAGCAAGCACATAATGTTTGCAACTTCAAAGATATTCACTGATGTTTATGTCCAAGAGCTTGCATATTGGGAGCAGGGAATGTCTATGGATAAATACAACCAGATGCTCACTTTAAAAAATATCCAACAACTGCCACCTGTTAAGGGGGATTTAGAAATAAATAAGATAGTTAAGAGGGACATACCGGATATTGGCCAGGAATTGAAAGTAATAGATCACATTGGAGTAGAACTATTTGCAGAATTTGAAAATTGTCAAGGCTGCGGAAAATGTGAAAAAGTATGCCCCGAAAGAGCTTTAAAGGTAGAAGAAATAGAAGAAGGGTATTTCAAAATAAGAATACTCTCTGAAAGATGTAATGGCGAGGCATGTTTAAGGTGTCAATCCTCGTGCCCCTATAAAGTATTTAAATTTGAAAAACTTACAGAATCACTTGACAGGTGA
- a CDS encoding aminotransferase class I/II-fold pyridoxal phosphate-dependent enzyme, with translation MFFINIWNNIESDIMEKETVVISKGYDPLKYNGAVKPPIFLTSTYKFKNAEEGESFIRVALGLDKGEEGFVYSRFSNPNFDIVEERLSLLEGAEAAAIFGSGMAAITSTLLAFVKNGDYIFYTNPVYGGTEFLFKEFFEKMGVSTIHARAGSETPKLMEEKIKSHKDKLKGRSVILYIETPANPNNVMVDVEAIVKIRDSLKREGINAKVIADNTFMGPIFQSPLEQKVDIVLYSATKFIGGHSDVIAGAALGSKEDISKIKGIRGMIGTNGNPFDAWLMSRSLETVHIRMQRQMENATKIAEFLSKHPKVERVIYPELYDKKSEQYKIYKKQCKGPGSLLSFYIKGGKKEAFKFLDNVKLCKLAVSLGGTESLIEHPKAMTHSEVDAETLKDAEITDNMIRLSVGIENYKDIINDLKNALDKI, from the coding sequence ATGTTCTTTATAAATATTTGGAATAATATAGAGAGTGATATAATGGAAAAAGAAACGGTTGTTATTAGCAAAGGGTATGACCCATTAAAGTATAATGGAGCAGTAAAACCTCCTATATTTTTAACAAGTACCTACAAATTTAAAAATGCAGAGGAAGGGGAATCATTTATTAGAGTTGCACTAGGCCTTGACAAAGGGGAGGAAGGTTTTGTATACTCTAGATTTTCAAATCCAAACTTCGATATAGTCGAAGAAAGGCTTTCTTTACTTGAGGGGGCTGAAGCTGCAGCAATATTCGGTTCGGGAATGGCGGCAATTACTTCAACTTTACTTGCGTTTGTAAAAAATGGAGACTATATTTTTTACACCAATCCTGTATATGGTGGAACTGAATTTCTTTTTAAGGAGTTTTTTGAGAAAATGGGAGTGTCTACAATACACGCTAGAGCAGGATCAGAAACTCCAAAACTAATGGAAGAAAAGATAAAATCTCATAAAGATAAACTTAAAGGAAGATCTGTTATTTTATACATCGAAACACCTGCAAATCCCAACAATGTAATGGTAGATGTAGAAGCGATTGTAAAAATCAGGGACTCATTAAAGAGAGAAGGAATAAATGCTAAAGTTATTGCAGACAATACTTTCATGGGGCCAATATTTCAGTCGCCTTTAGAACAGAAAGTCGACATTGTTCTTTACTCAGCAACTAAATTCATTGGAGGACATTCTGATGTTATTGCCGGAGCAGCACTTGGGTCAAAGGAAGACATATCTAAGATAAAGGGAATAAGAGGAATGATAGGAACTAACGGGAATCCCTTCGATGCATGGCTCATGTCCAGGTCATTAGAAACTGTTCATATAAGAATGCAAAGGCAAATGGAAAACGCTACAAAGATAGCTGAATTTTTATCAAAACATCCAAAAGTAGAAAGGGTCATTTATCCAGAATTATACGATAAGAAAAGTGAGCAGTATAAGATATACAAAAAACAATGTAAAGGTCCCGGGTCTTTGCTGTCTTTCTATATCAAAGGCGGTAAGAAAGAAGCATTTAAGTTCTTGGATAATGTCAAGTTGTGTAAATTGGCGGTAAGTCTCGGAGGAACAGAATCTTTAATTGAACATCCTAAAGCAATGACGCACTCTGAAGTAGATGCAGAAACTCTAAAAGATGCCGAGATTACAGACAATATGATAAGACTTTCAGTTGGAATCGAAAATTATAAAGATATAATCAATGATTTAAAGAACGCACTCGACAAAATTTAA